In the Maribacter sp. MJ134 genome, one interval contains:
- a CDS encoding carboxypeptidase-like regulatory domain-containing protein gives MSGKVIDEKTEEPIIFATVRIKGKAKGVITNMDGSFKIPSFFKKEGDTLLISSMGYVSTPIALSDVVYDKVNIIRLKPNIVTLNEVVVRANKKRGIRRNLSARTIVEMAIKNLSKNLSQNPYSYVGYYRDYQIKDGNYVNLNEAILKVVDQGFYAKDFETSKIKIFDYKKNTDFQRDTLGAIAYDYKSKKKVISNAFLKGYGGNEFVILRIHDPVRNRNVNTFDFVNVFEYDFVDNHSFQKEGEMVFNDDLFYKVSLKNLEPNSGFQVAGSLYVNKSSFAIKKFDYIINYPKRKTKKNKSSNETLLDIKLEYMEKDNLMYLNYHSMRNGFEVALPPEFYVEEALINFNKACFVLTFNNELGEKEVFRKSNYKLRYKGKRIKIRKLVVLGKEVLLYADGDKRASKLMFETLKPKYRDSEIDSELLKIVVKNVEDVNGNIVYEKKFSSRMQFREFFVQQLETKNTTVPTDSLVMKKDFPIFENQPIVKPDNFGDYWMNTPLQPIKN, from the coding sequence TTGAGCGGTAAAGTAATCGACGAAAAGACCGAAGAGCCCATAATTTTCGCTACTGTACGTATAAAAGGTAAGGCCAAAGGAGTAATTACCAATATGGATGGGAGTTTCAAGATACCTTCATTTTTTAAAAAAGAAGGAGATACCCTATTGATATCATCCATGGGTTATGTCTCAACTCCCATTGCATTATCTGATGTCGTTTATGATAAAGTGAATATTATTAGATTAAAACCTAACATAGTTACGTTGAACGAGGTTGTTGTTAGGGCGAACAAAAAACGGGGAATCAGACGTAATTTATCAGCCAGGACAATTGTTGAGATGGCAATTAAAAATTTATCTAAAAATTTATCTCAAAACCCCTATTCCTATGTTGGTTATTACAGAGATTATCAAATCAAGGATGGTAATTATGTAAATCTAAATGAGGCAATCTTAAAAGTAGTCGACCAAGGTTTTTATGCCAAAGACTTTGAAACATCTAAAATTAAAATATTCGATTATAAGAAAAATACTGACTTCCAAAGAGATACCTTAGGAGCGATAGCATATGATTATAAAAGTAAAAAGAAAGTTATTTCAAACGCATTCTTAAAAGGGTATGGCGGTAATGAATTTGTTATTCTTAGAATTCATGATCCTGTAAGAAATAGAAATGTAAATACTTTTGATTTTGTAAATGTATTTGAATACGATTTTGTGGACAACCATAGCTTTCAAAAAGAAGGAGAAATGGTTTTCAATGATGATTTGTTTTATAAGGTTTCTCTTAAAAATTTAGAACCGAACAGTGGTTTTCAGGTAGCAGGAAGTTTGTATGTCAATAAAAGTAGTTTTGCGATTAAAAAGTTTGATTACATTATTAACTACCCAAAGAGAAAAACAAAAAAAAATAAAAGTTCTAATGAAACCTTACTAGACATAAAACTCGAATATATGGAGAAAGATAATTTAATGTATTTAAATTACCATTCCATGCGCAACGGTTTTGAAGTTGCTTTGCCTCCTGAGTTTTATGTAGAAGAAGCGTTGATTAACTTTAATAAAGCTTGCTTCGTGCTAACTTTCAATAATGAATTAGGTGAAAAGGAGGTTTTTAGAAAATCTAATTATAAACTAAGATATAAAGGTAAAAGAATCAAAATCAGAAAATTAGTCGTGTTGGGAAAAGAAGTGTTACTATATGCTGATGGCGACAAAAGGGCGAGTAAACTAATGTTCGAAACCTTAAAACCTAAATATCGAGATTCTGAAATTGACTCTGAGTTATTGAAAATTGTAGTTAAGAATGTAGAAGATGTAAATGGAAATATCGTCTACGAAAAAAAGTTTTCAAGTAGGATGCAGTTTAGAGAATTTTTTGTTCAACAATTAGAAACCAAAAATACGACTGTACCTACGGATTCATTAGTAATGAAAAAAGATTTTCCAATTTTTGAGAATCAACCCATTGTTAAACCGGATAATTTTGGAGACTACTGGATGAATACGCCCTTGCAGCCCATTAAAAACTAA
- a CDS encoding calcium/sodium antiporter: MQDFLYVVGGLLLLIAGGNWLLKSAVDLSLKLNIPKIVIGMTVVSFATSAPELIVSINAALDGFPDLALGNVVGSNIANLGLVLAITVLLSPISVKRSFYTTDWPVMMLASLLFFGFIYFDGILEQYEGIIMVVCLFLFLVYLLRFQKPAVDEEEDVVTIALPIYKTFLFLGLGGIALWGGSELLINGAVGMATVFGVSERVIAITVVSVGTSIPELAASIIAVIKKEKAISLGNLIGSNIFNLLAVLGITAIITPVKVVDDGLLSNDIFWMLGISFIILPLVFIPKGLRLGWRDGLILVGIYLSFVYITIS, translated from the coding sequence ATGCAAGACTTTTTATATGTGGTTGGAGGTTTGTTGCTTTTGATAGCAGGTGGTAATTGGCTGTTGAAATCTGCCGTAGATCTTTCCTTAAAACTGAACATACCTAAAATTGTTATTGGTATGACTGTCGTTTCCTTCGCAACCTCCGCTCCGGAATTAATCGTTAGTATTAACGCTGCGCTAGACGGCTTTCCCGACCTGGCCTTAGGTAATGTAGTGGGGTCCAATATCGCCAACTTAGGACTTGTTTTAGCCATTACCGTATTGCTGAGTCCCATTAGTGTAAAGCGAAGTTTTTATACAACGGACTGGCCGGTGATGATGTTAGCTTCGCTTTTGTTTTTTGGATTTATCTATTTTGATGGTATACTGGAGCAATATGAGGGTATAATAATGGTAGTCTGCCTTTTCTTATTTCTGGTATATCTGCTCCGCTTTCAAAAACCTGCGGTAGATGAAGAAGAAGATGTAGTGACCATAGCACTTCCAATATACAAGACCTTTCTTTTTCTAGGTTTGGGAGGTATTGCTCTTTGGGGAGGGTCGGAATTATTGATAAATGGAGCCGTAGGTATGGCAACGGTCTTTGGGGTTAGTGAAAGGGTAATAGCAATTACCGTAGTTTCCGTTGGCACGAGCATTCCCGAATTGGCAGCGTCAATAATAGCGGTTATTAAAAAAGAAAAGGCCATTTCTTTAGGGAACCTTATTGGTTCCAATATATTTAATTTATTAGCCGTGCTTGGCATCACAGCTATCATAACGCCAGTAAAAGTAGTAGATGATGGTCTGTTAAGTAACGATATATTTTGGATGTTGGGAATTTCCTTTATTATTCTACCTCTGGTATTCATTCCAAAAGGGCTTCGTTTAGGTTGGCGAGATGGTTTAATTCTCGTGGGAATTTACCTATCTTTTGTATATATTACGATTAGTTGA
- a CDS encoding BlaI/MecI/CopY family transcriptional regulator codes for MEKLTNKEEEIMKILWTLERAFVKEIMEQIAGDKPHYNTLSTIVRNLEEKNYVGHEAFGKTYRYFPIVSKADYRQKFVNSSMVDYFDNSYKNLVSFFAKEEKISVEDLKEIINLIEKKK; via the coding sequence ATGGAAAAACTCACGAATAAGGAAGAGGAAATAATGAAAATCCTTTGGACTCTAGAAAGGGCCTTCGTAAAAGAAATCATGGAGCAGATAGCTGGCGATAAACCTCATTACAACACGCTATCCACTATTGTAAGGAACCTAGAAGAAAAAAACTACGTTGGCCACGAAGCTTTTGGAAAAACATATAGGTACTTTCCTATAGTAAGTAAGGCGGATTACAGACAAAAGTTTGTCAATTCTAGCATGGTGGACTACTTTGACAATTCTTATAAGAACCTGGTATCCTTCTTTGCCAAGGAGGAGAAAATCTCCGTTGAGGACTTAAAAGAGATTATTAACCTTATTGAAAAGAAAAAATAA
- a CDS encoding M23/M56 family metallopeptidase: MELFLEHLMKSSVILLLFLGSYHLFLRKETFFGSNRFFLIMGLLTSLLLPFVNITKIIYVPRPAISTIDTANMENIVMANASSVSLSWINLIVTIYLIGVIYFAIRLIIQLRTIHVLKKNSDVVLEDEFSHVKTSSAISPFSFFKHIFYYPNQFSHRELRTIISHEKMHARGMHSLDILFTEITLILMWFNPAIWFYKNLIKQNLEFLADAGTCEDGEDKRAYQYLMLKQATEHHKINIVNPFFNSIIKKRIVMLNRNQSKRINLLKFLIVLPFLGLFLVGFNAKEIVKFSENESSISLDLEVPKFQNPIKTEDLIRVSSDFGPMRSPFTKKIENHTGIDLVTKSGKPVSASAKGIVKTSNKDESKGNYIVIEHTGGYSTKYMHLKDRTVAKGETVRTGDAIGHVGSTGKSTGPHLHFEILKSEKAINPASFIPLTNTRKSLAPKIETEKSDASAAVIELVINKNTTDGQLLQMKADLAEENIDFSYTTVRNDAREIIAIELELVNGTISTATYNSDGQERADKDAIEPVFIFVDTDKSTISIGRGKQTDLKTSNSTSMVWISDDDASESKEIIVKKVKGKKIVTLNGKELKEDEFEDMDIQMDDSSLVFISDDDETSDKKSVKIYRSKTKDGDKSVYIHTDTENDEDVKVVVKKKSIFLSGNKKDEPLYIIDGENADRKAMKKLGTDKIANINVIKGAAAKEKYGKKAKNGVIEITTKKE, encoded by the coding sequence ATGGAACTGTTTTTAGAACATCTTATGAAGTCCTCTGTTATTCTACTGCTTTTTTTAGGGTCCTACCATCTTTTTTTAAGAAAGGAGACCTTCTTTGGTAGCAACCGCTTTTTTTTAATAATGGGGCTTTTAACTTCTTTACTTCTGCCATTTGTAAACATTACGAAAATCATATATGTCCCCCGACCTGCCATATCAACAATAGATACGGCGAACATGGAAAATATAGTAATGGCCAATGCATCTTCCGTTTCCTTAAGTTGGATAAACTTGATTGTCACTATTTATCTAATTGGCGTAATCTACTTCGCTATTAGACTTATAATTCAATTACGAACTATCCATGTCCTCAAAAAGAATAGTGATGTAGTTCTGGAAGATGAGTTTTCTCATGTAAAAACGAGTTCGGCCATTTCTCCTTTCTCGTTCTTTAAGCATATATTTTACTATCCAAACCAGTTTTCCCATCGGGAATTGCGCACTATTATTTCTCACGAGAAAATGCACGCTAGAGGAATGCATTCTTTAGACATCCTTTTCACGGAAATTACACTTATTCTAATGTGGTTCAACCCTGCCATATGGTTCTATAAAAATCTGATAAAGCAAAACCTAGAATTTTTAGCCGATGCTGGAACATGTGAAGATGGAGAAGACAAAAGAGCCTATCAGTATCTAATGCTGAAACAAGCTACAGAACACCACAAAATCAACATCGTAAATCCATTTTTTAATTCAATCATCAAAAAACGAATAGTCATGTTAAATCGAAATCAATCCAAACGAATTAATCTCCTTAAATTTTTAATAGTTCTGCCATTTCTAGGACTATTCCTAGTAGGGTTCAATGCTAAGGAAATTGTGAAATTTTCAGAGAACGAATCATCAATTTCACTAGATCTTGAGGTCCCGAAGTTTCAAAATCCCATAAAAACTGAAGACCTTATCAGAGTTTCTTCTGATTTTGGGCCAATGAGAAGTCCCTTCACAAAGAAAATAGAGAATCACACTGGTATTGATTTGGTTACCAAGAGTGGTAAACCGGTATCAGCAAGTGCCAAAGGAATCGTAAAAACCAGCAATAAAGATGAGAGCAAAGGAAATTATATCGTTATTGAACATACTGGCGGGTATAGCACCAAGTATATGCATCTAAAAGACAGAACGGTGGCCAAAGGAGAAACAGTACGAACTGGCGACGCCATAGGTCATGTGGGAAGCACCGGTAAGTCTACAGGTCCACATTTGCATTTTGAGATATTAAAATCCGAAAAAGCCATCAACCCTGCAAGCTTTATACCCTTGACTAATACTCGTAAATCGCTAGCTCCCAAAATTGAAACTGAGAAATCCGATGCATCTGCGGCAGTAATAGAATTAGTCATTAATAAAAATACCACTGATGGTCAACTACTTCAAATGAAGGCTGATTTAGCGGAAGAGAACATTGATTTTTCCTATACCACCGTTAGAAACGATGCTCGTGAAATCATCGCTATAGAACTAGAACTGGTAAATGGTACAATTTCAACGGCCACTTATAATAGTGACGGACAGGAAAGAGCTGATAAAGATGCTATTGAACCGGTCTTTATCTTCGTGGACACGGACAAGAGTACTATAAGTATTGGCAGAGGTAAGCAGACCGATCTCAAAACCAGCAATAGCACCAGCATGGTCTGGATTTCTGATGACGACGCGTCCGAATCAAAGGAAATTATCGTTAAAAAAGTTAAAGGCAAAAAAATAGTAACCCTTAATGGTAAAGAGCTGAAAGAGGATGAATTTGAAGATATGGACATACAAATGGATGACAGCTCACTGGTATTCATTTCAGACGACGACGAAACCTCTGATAAAAAGAGCGTTAAAATTTACCGAAGCAAAACTAAAGATGGTGATAAAAGTGTTTACATACACACAGATACAGAAAATGATGAGGATGTGAAGGTAGTAGTGAAGAAAAAATCCATTTTCCTTTCTGGAAATAAAAAGGATGAACCCCTATATATAATTGATGGTGAAAACGCAGATAGGAAAGCAATGAAAAAGCTGGGCACCGACAAGATTGCCAATATCAATGTTATTAAGGGAGCAGCTGCAAAAGAAAAATACGGAAAAAAAGCTAAGAATGGTGTTATTGAAATAACCACAAAGAAAGAATAG
- a CDS encoding SsrA-binding protein, producing the protein MKKTLFKLLAKLNKTVLPSFAKRQLDLSKASKLQMAIIGWRYFVTTNALD; encoded by the coding sequence TTGAAAAAAACGCTTTTTAAACTATTGGCCAAGTTGAACAAGACGGTACTTCCCTCCTTTGCAAAGCGGCAATTAGACCTTTCCAAAGCCTCCAAATTACAGATGGCGATAATAGGTTGGCGCTATTTCGTTACCACTAACGCCTTGGATTAG
- a CDS encoding adenine phosphoribosyltransferase, with product MNIDSYVRDVPDFPKKGIVFKDITPLLKDKRALTYTSAALSDLLKGTSVDIVVGMESRGFIFGPMLAEKLGAGFVPVRKPGKLPSNTINESFSLEYGSDTLEIHIDAIKKGDKVLIHDDVIATGGTAKAACKLVERLGGEVVRLNFLIELEFLNGREQLQEYTIQSLLKY from the coding sequence ATGAATATTGATAGCTATGTAAGGGATGTCCCTGATTTTCCAAAGAAAGGGATTGTTTTTAAGGATATTACTCCATTATTAAAAGATAAAAGAGCCCTTACCTATACGTCTGCGGCACTTTCAGATTTATTAAAGGGCACATCTGTTGATATCGTGGTAGGCATGGAGAGCAGAGGGTTTATCTTTGGACCTATGCTCGCAGAAAAACTAGGGGCTGGTTTCGTGCCTGTTCGTAAACCTGGTAAGTTGCCTTCTAATACCATTAACGAGTCTTTTTCATTGGAATATGGCTCGGATACTTTAGAAATACATATTGATGCCATTAAAAAAGGAGATAAAGTACTTATTCATGACGATGTCATTGCCACGGGAGGAACCGCTAAAGCTGCCTGTAAACTTGTGGAAAGGCTAGGGGGAGAAGTGGTTCGATTAAATTTTTTAATTGAATTAGAATTCCTTAATGGTAGGGAACAATTACAAGAATATACGATACAGTCGTTACTTAAATACTAA
- a CDS encoding OB-fold protein produces MYKKTFIYKILLAAMLVFCILGYLKFQQHTPQDVSKITAVNNFNAGDLIVFFQNDEPKANSIYVNQVISVTGVIKEISFINERHTILLESKVFNDNFVMCDMSSSTTKTINTFTTGDTVTLKGICKGYLLDVIMLNCIPINEKSNN; encoded by the coding sequence ATGTATAAAAAAACCTTTATCTACAAAATTTTACTAGCAGCCATGCTAGTCTTTTGTATTTTGGGTTATTTAAAGTTTCAACAGCATACACCTCAAGATGTTTCAAAAATCACCGCTGTAAATAATTTTAATGCAGGTGACTTAATTGTTTTTTTTCAAAACGATGAACCAAAGGCGAACTCTATCTACGTCAATCAGGTCATATCGGTAACCGGAGTTATCAAGGAGATTTCCTTCATAAATGAGAGACATACCATTCTTTTAGAGAGCAAAGTTTTTAACGATAATTTCGTTATGTGCGATATGTCCTCTTCAACAACTAAAACTATCAACACCTTTACCACAGGAGATACTGTAACACTAAAAGGTATCTGCAAAGGGTATCTTTTAGACGTAATAATGTTAAATTGCATACCAATCAATGAAAAATCAAACAATTAA
- a CDS encoding YceI family protein codes for MKNQTINLALFLFLLHGSIFGQSDKIIARQGKVSFFSYTAVENIEATNNQVISIIDRESGEIAVQMLMRAFVFKKALMEEHFNESYVESDTYPKLTFSGTTDALKGEELNDAPIFIKGIMDFHGVQKPVEIKTMVQTSTDTFVLEGDFNVNIADFAITVPPLLVPNISKEIQVMFRFEYAPYE; via the coding sequence ATGAAAAATCAAACAATTAATCTCGCGCTTTTCTTATTCCTACTACACGGGAGTATTTTTGGCCAAAGTGATAAGATTATTGCGCGTCAAGGAAAAGTTTCTTTCTTCTCTTATACTGCTGTCGAGAATATAGAGGCCACCAATAACCAAGTGATAAGCATCATAGACCGTGAAAGTGGTGAAATAGCAGTGCAAATGTTGATGCGTGCCTTTGTATTCAAAAAGGCTCTGATGGAAGAGCACTTTAACGAAAGTTACGTAGAGTCAGATACTTATCCTAAACTAACATTTTCAGGAACAACAGATGCTTTAAAAGGTGAAGAATTGAATGATGCCCCAATATTTATCAAAGGTATAATGGATTTTCATGGGGTTCAAAAACCTGTTGAAATAAAAACTATGGTCCAAACCAGTACCGACACTTTTGTTTTGGAAGGGGATTTCAATGTAAATATAGCCGATTTCGCAATTACTGTACCCCCCCTACTTGTTCCTAACATATCGAAAGAAATACAAGTAATGTTCAGGTTTGAATACGCACCTTATGAATAA
- a CDS encoding DUF5777 family beta-barrel protein translates to MNNKLSLLTTLALFLFGILGIKAQDLLDIIENETPDIPMYTQATFKGNRVVLTQSVETRKKGTLEFLLGTRYWNVPNNDDSQSFGADRFSGYFGMQYSFSDRFTLGAGVGSVDGNFNSFAKYRLVRQREDKNVPLGITLVQGLSYFTRDFGTFTLPENSSDRLSYISQVIIARKFNKNLSLQFSPSYIRTGTNQPVNDKNNLFLLGFGGRYKLSNHVSLAGEYGYLLGRNEDEEGYNLFGLGVNWEVGDLIMHFSFTNSKSFDDIAIYNFNPNNFHFRPGGLHIGVNATYILHLNKRKPKSLKTMEE, encoded by the coding sequence ATGAATAATAAACTATCACTCTTAACGACCCTAGCTCTTTTTCTATTTGGAATATTAGGAATAAAGGCGCAGGACTTACTGGATATTATCGAGAATGAAACTCCAGATATACCTATGTACACGCAAGCCACCTTTAAAGGTAATAGAGTGGTGTTAACACAGTCCGTAGAAACTAGAAAAAAAGGAACACTAGAATTTCTGCTAGGCACACGCTATTGGAACGTTCCCAACAATGATGACAGCCAAAGTTTTGGTGCTGATAGGTTTTCTGGATATTTTGGCATGCAATATTCATTTTCCGACCGTTTTACACTAGGAGCGGGCGTAGGTTCCGTAGATGGAAATTTCAATAGTTTTGCAAAATATAGATTAGTTAGACAGCGAGAAGATAAAAACGTTCCATTGGGGATTACCTTGGTACAAGGACTATCCTATTTTACTAGAGATTTTGGAACCTTCACACTACCCGAAAATTCTTCTGACCGATTATCTTATATAAGCCAAGTTATCATAGCTAGAAAATTTAATAAAAACCTTTCTCTACAATTTTCCCCGAGCTATATAAGAACGGGTACCAACCAACCTGTAAATGATAAGAATAATTTATTCCTTTTAGGGTTTGGAGGCCGGTATAAATTAAGTAATCATGTATCCTTAGCCGGTGAGTACGGGTATCTATTGGGACGCAATGAAGATGAAGAAGGGTATAATCTTTTTGGACTTGGTGTAAATTGGGAAGTAGGAGATTTAATTATGCACTTCTCGTTTACCAATAGTAAGAGCTTTGATGATATTGCTATATATAATTTTAATCCTAATAATTTTCATTTTAGACCCGGAGGCTTGCATATTGGTGTAAATGCGACTTATATTCTTCATTTGAACAAACGCAAACCTAAGAGCCTCAAGACTATGGAGGAATAA
- a CDS encoding LytTR family transcriptional regulator: MRKDRLYLYTFLAISILFVIIGGISAKYYVALSAEQMLNTQLVSSKREAKEVASLIGDQFSNGIAKQEIKQNTQRSIQNTNDDNSFISILDWSGKIISHPDRTLVDTMLPQEASSGFTMNKEISAENFYELILNATPDQTDVLVLNPVPNSDWIIAAYANTGKISNEIKTVRNRFYVIFGIMGFVMVLTSVFTVRLIGSLYEKKLEIKNETLETEIINLAKLNSDLSDYQNRVNQDITQVQESLETEEQAKETNIIEDAVTEKSKMRILTYLRNELRSIATEEIAYIYTEHTITYVVDFQGKKSTTNSSLDELYSGLNDSYFYRANRQFIIAISAIQKIIRYGNNQLKIVVDPSSEIDIIIGKNKAAEFKQWLNL; the protein is encoded by the coding sequence ATGAGAAAAGACAGACTTTATTTATATACATTTTTAGCAATTTCAATACTCTTCGTAATTATCGGAGGTATCTCTGCAAAATATTATGTTGCGCTCAGTGCAGAGCAGATGTTAAATACCCAATTGGTATCCAGTAAGAGAGAAGCAAAGGAGGTAGCCTCATTGATCGGTGATCAATTTTCAAATGGAATAGCAAAGCAGGAGATTAAGCAAAATACGCAGAGGAGTATTCAAAACACAAATGATGATAACAGCTTCATCAGTATACTGGATTGGTCCGGCAAAATTATTTCTCATCCTGATAGAACATTGGTTGACACCATGCTCCCTCAAGAGGCTTCTTCTGGTTTTACGATGAATAAAGAAATAAGCGCAGAAAATTTCTATGAACTAATTCTAAATGCCACTCCTGACCAAACGGATGTATTGGTTCTTAATCCCGTACCAAATTCAGATTGGATAATTGCTGCTTATGCCAATACTGGTAAAATAAGCAATGAGATTAAGACGGTAAGGAACAGATTTTATGTGATTTTCGGAATCATGGGTTTTGTAATGGTACTCACAAGTGTTTTTACAGTAAGGTTAATAGGTAGTCTCTATGAAAAAAAATTAGAAATTAAGAATGAAACTTTAGAAACCGAGATAATTAACCTAGCAAAACTTAACAGTGATTTAAGTGATTACCAGAATAGGGTAAACCAAGACATTACCCAAGTACAGGAAAGTCTAGAAACAGAAGAGCAGGCCAAAGAGACCAATATTATAGAAGATGCCGTAACGGAAAAGAGTAAAATGAGAATTCTTACCTATCTAAGAAATGAGCTACGCTCTATTGCCACCGAAGAGATCGCTTATATTTATACAGAACATACGATTACCTATGTGGTAGATTTTCAAGGAAAAAAATCTACTACAAATTCAAGTTTAGACGAGTTATATTCCGGTCTTAATGATAGTTATTTCTACAGGGCCAACAGACAGTTTATTATAGCCATATCTGCCATTCAAAAAATTATACGCTACGGTAATAACCAATTAAAAATTGTTGTAGACCCTAGTTCGGAAATAGATATAATAATAGGAAAGAATAAAGCGGCCGAATTTAAGCAATGGTTAAACCTGTAA